Proteins from a single region of Terriglobia bacterium:
- a CDS encoding carboxypeptidase-like regulatory domain-containing protein: protein MMLASGATRTRRAFLAQVSVAVAALGVLLLGWAADSTAAPHPAAASTKGTEIHGYVIGADGKPVDQAVVLVLPLAPDAPPGAAPRPTTVTIPARAETRADGSFSVHGLSGPVFAVRVEARGYAPFTQLDAKTGSTVSVSLRRGFALSGVVRDRSTRKPIAGVAVLVRDPDAELFGEAGCSTAVSGIDGRFELPGVPQGTVTVEARAAGRPPGKLENVSVPQRRSVATGEVMGLEFFLEAIGRLAGRVVGPDRKPIAGVSLEVSPVDPALAELLPGRGLRTVATDPSGAFAFEAVPRGRYRLIARMKGFAPFERAPIDVPGAGDSGKLEIRLDVGAALTVRLLDPARRPVHDLAVEIFDESRVIGRRKGPSPGLPVSRDEIVEGEGGLHTVRHLAPGTFTVRLLPGEGGDVEKQGVKLENGITTDLGTVVVAEGRDLAGRVTDSGNAPVEGAEVTAAWHDGDRLKTRQARTKADGRYRIPGLVEPRVDLVTVRAKGFAPAERDGARAGDLTVDFVLVRGGSIVGRVVASSGAVPAAFRVKIRADGGGAADSALPAGQAGEQASTDPAGGFRVVDLAPGTYILDVTAQHGSSVEKSGISVAAEQVTDVGTVTLEAGVTLRGRVVAARDGSPVSGAAVRVDLPQTSALRVDAMAPALGRAVSAGDGSFVIGGLEAGALQVVVEHPSFSPSRTRVELSEGGETPDLVVQMYRGGTLTGTVFGAQQQPVPDAGIVVYTGVGDDVRNAVTDAEGRYLFPYLTPGTYEVMREPVGGFRGVGPGAKTAVIVEGETTTLDFDTTPKIVLAGRVLRGDTLLPNTAIVLSPTDATAPPGVKSARSDAEGGYRIGLDFGGAYQASVQTGAPGGLSSVRLVIPDQPEVQQDIVLPMNSISGRITGPDGIAIEGATITTVRDATSGGDPARPFSAKSGPDGAYRVEGVDQGTYRVTARAQGYQAAELYPLAVSDETPTPTADLSLEPGWPLRGRLVDPKGLGIRDAMVVVAPPGLAESGSLPTRTDANGSFRITAPTDGPVNITAIPVAWAPALLTDVLPPSEDNGPEILMQASLGGTLRVRVVRSSGGSVAGVQVVLRPDPLFPGWDYVADRNPPRPTDADGSTLVPLLSPGNYVITVPGHPGVGPVPVAVAEGGEASALVSLP from the coding sequence GTGATGCTTGCATCCGGGGCCACGCGGACGCGCCGAGCTTTCCTGGCCCAGGTAAGCGTCGCGGTGGCGGCGCTCGGCGTGCTCCTCCTCGGTTGGGCGGCCGATTCGACGGCAGCGCCCCACCCCGCGGCCGCGTCCACGAAGGGGACCGAGATCCACGGCTACGTGATTGGGGCCGACGGGAAGCCCGTGGACCAAGCCGTCGTGCTGGTCCTCCCTCTCGCGCCCGACGCGCCGCCCGGCGCCGCGCCGCGGCCGACCACCGTCACGATTCCGGCTCGGGCCGAGACGCGCGCGGATGGGTCGTTCAGCGTCCATGGGCTCTCGGGACCGGTCTTCGCGGTGCGCGTCGAGGCGAGGGGGTACGCTCCCTTCACGCAGCTCGACGCCAAGACCGGCTCCACGGTGTCGGTGAGCTTGAGGAGAGGCTTCGCGCTCTCGGGGGTCGTGCGGGATCGGTCGACGAGAAAGCCCATCGCGGGGGTGGCGGTTCTCGTGCGTGACCCGGACGCGGAGCTCTTCGGGGAGGCGGGGTGCTCCACGGCGGTCTCCGGAATCGACGGCCGATTCGAGCTCCCGGGCGTTCCACAGGGCACCGTGACCGTCGAAGCTCGGGCCGCGGGACGGCCGCCCGGTAAGCTCGAGAACGTCTCCGTACCCCAGCGCCGCTCGGTGGCCACGGGCGAGGTCATGGGTCTCGAGTTCTTCCTCGAGGCCATCGGCCGTCTCGCGGGGCGCGTCGTGGGGCCCGATCGGAAGCCGATCGCGGGCGTGAGCCTCGAGGTGAGCCCGGTCGATCCGGCTCTTGCGGAGCTTCTGCCGGGGCGCGGCCTGCGGACAGTGGCTACCGACCCGTCCGGAGCGTTCGCGTTCGAGGCCGTTCCTCGAGGCCGGTATCGCCTCATCGCCCGGATGAAGGGATTTGCCCCCTTCGAGCGCGCGCCGATCGACGTCCCGGGAGCGGGCGACTCGGGCAAGCTTGAGATCCGGCTCGACGTGGGCGCCGCGCTCACGGTCCGGCTCCTCGACCCGGCCAGGAGGCCCGTCCACGACCTCGCGGTGGAGATCTTCGACGAATCTCGTGTGATCGGTCGCCGAAAGGGACCGTCACCCGGGCTCCCGGTGAGCCGGGACGAGATCGTGGAAGGAGAGGGCGGACTTCACACGGTCCGACATCTCGCGCCGGGGACGTTCACGGTGCGACTCCTTCCCGGGGAGGGGGGCGATGTCGAGAAGCAAGGCGTGAAGCTCGAGAACGGCATCACCACGGACCTGGGCACCGTCGTGGTCGCCGAGGGGCGGGACCTCGCCGGGCGCGTCACGGACTCGGGCAACGCCCCCGTGGAGGGCGCCGAGGTCACGGCAGCCTGGCACGACGGGGACCGCCTGAAGACACGCCAGGCCAGGACGAAGGCGGACGGACGGTACCGGATCCCGGGCCTCGTCGAGCCGCGGGTCGACCTCGTGACCGTTCGCGCGAAGGGGTTCGCGCCTGCCGAGCGCGACGGCGCGAGAGCCGGCGACCTGACGGTGGACTTCGTTCTCGTGCGAGGGGGGAGCATCGTCGGCCGCGTGGTGGCCTCGAGCGGTGCCGTACCCGCCGCGTTCCGGGTCAAGATCCGCGCCGACGGCGGAGGCGCCGCGGACTCGGCCCTGCCCGCGGGCCAGGCCGGGGAGCAGGCGAGCACGGATCCGGCGGGGGGCTTCAGGGTCGTCGACCTCGCTCCCGGCACGTACATCCTCGACGTGACCGCCCAGCATGGCTCGTCCGTGGAGAAGTCGGGGATTTCGGTCGCGGCCGAGCAGGTCACGGACGTGGGCACGGTGACCCTCGAGGCGGGAGTGACCCTGCGGGGCCGTGTCGTCGCCGCCCGGGACGGGTCGCCGGTTTCCGGTGCGGCCGTCCGCGTCGATCTACCCCAGACTTCCGCGCTTCGCGTTGACGCGATGGCTCCCGCGTTGGGAAGGGCGGTGAGCGCCGGGGACGGGTCGTTCGTCATCGGCGGGCTCGAGGCCGGAGCGCTCCAGGTGGTCGTCGAGCACCCGTCGTTTTCTCCGTCCCGCACCCGGGTCGAGCTGTCGGAGGGCGGCGAGACACCGGACCTCGTCGTGCAGATGTACCGCGGCGGAACGCTGACGGGGACGGTCTTCGGCGCGCAGCAGCAGCCCGTGCCCGACGCCGGGATCGTGGTCTACACGGGAGTCGGAGACGACGTCCGGAACGCCGTGACCGACGCGGAAGGACGCTACCTGTTCCCGTACCTGACCCCGGGGACCTACGAGGTCATGCGCGAGCCCGTTGGGGGGTTCCGTGGAGTCGGACCGGGAGCGAAAACCGCGGTCATCGTCGAAGGGGAGACGACGACGCTGGACTTCGACACGACGCCGAAGATCGTCCTGGCCGGGCGGGTCCTGAGAGGCGACACGCTGCTGCCCAACACGGCGATCGTCCTGAGCCCCACCGACGCCACGGCGCCGCCGGGAGTCAAGTCGGCCCGGTCCGACGCCGAGGGAGGCTACCGGATCGGGCTCGATTTCGGGGGCGCCTACCAGGCGTCGGTCCAGACGGGCGCGCCCGGCGGGTTGAGCTCGGTGCGCCTGGTGATCCCGGACCAGCCGGAGGTCCAGCAGGACATCGTCCTGCCCATGAACTCGATCTCCGGCAGGATCACCGGCCCGGACGGGATCGCCATCGAGGGGGCGACCATCACGACCGTCAGAGACGCCACCAGTGGAGGGGATCCCGCGAGACCGTTCAGCGCGAAATCCGGTCCCGACGGCGCCTACCGGGTGGAGGGGGTCGATCAGGGGACCTATCGCGTCACCGCCCGCGCCCAGGGCTACCAGGCCGCCGAGCTCTACCCGCTGGCGGTGAGCGACGAGACGCCGACCCCGACGGCCGACCTCTCCCTCGAGCCCGGGTGGCCCCTGAGGGGCCGATTGGTCGATCCCAAGGGGCTCGGGATCCGGGACGCGATGGTCGTCGTCGCGCCGCCGGGCCTCGCGGAGTCGGGCTCCCTGCCGACCCGCACCGACGCAAACGGCTCCTTCAGGATCACGGCACCGACCGACGGCCCGGTGAACATCACGGCGATCCCCGTGGCCTGGGCTCCGGCGCTGTTGACGGACGTCCTGCCCCCCTCGGAGGACAACGGCCCCGAGATCCTGATGCAGGCCAGCCTGGGAGGGACCCTCAGGGTCCGTGTCGTCCGCTCGAGCGGAGGATCGGTGGCCGGGGTCCAGGTGGTCCTGCGGCCCGATCCCCTCTTCCCCGGATGGGATTACGTCGCGGACCGCAATCCTCCTCGCCCGACGGACGCCGACGGCAGCACCCTGGTACCCCTCCTGTCGCCCGGGAACTACGTCATCACGGTGCCGGGCCACCCCGGCGTCGGTCCGGTGCCCGTCGCGGTGGCGGAGGGTGGGGAGGCCTCGGCGCTGGTCAGCCTGCCGTAA